Within Candidatus Margulisiibacteriota bacterium, the genomic segment AAAATATCGAAAAAAATATTGATTTAAACGAAGCGTACGTTTCATTTGCAGATGTTATTCATAATTACGAGAAATACTTATCCTCTTTATCGGAGTTGGCAGAGGCAAAACGTAAAGCCGAAAATAGCGATGTAAACCATGACCTCTACTCGAATTATAAGGATATAAAGAAGGACCTTATTCTTTCTCTCCAAACATGGCAGGCTGTGATGAATCAGGATTATTTATATTATTCCATTAATAAATGTGAGGGTGGTATTGGCTTTAATGAAGGTATTATTGGTCGATTTCCACATTTGGCAGCAGAGGATATTATCAGGTGGAATAGAAGTCATAATGGTATTATTAATAGGCTACTTGATGAAGATAAGCTTAGAGGAAACGAACTAGGCCATAAGTTATCTGACGATAGTAATGTTGGCGGGATGCCAGAGTTTATTCGTATAAAAAGAATATTAGAACTTTCGAACTTTTTGGTAGAGGTTTATTTACTTGCTGGTCAGAAAACCTATGAACTTAAACCTAAAAATCTTGCTAAATATAATAGTCCGTCTTCCTTCATAATTGACAAACAGGGTGTATTATATCAGCCTGGGTTAGAAGCTGAGATTGAACAATTATTGAAATAGCTGGAAATGTTGAAGTGATGGAATTGGAAAGGAGTATCTAATTCATGAAGGTTGTTGCTTTTAATGGGAGTCCTCGAAAAGATGGGAATACTTCTATTCTCATTAATTATGCTCTTGGTAAGCTTAGTGAGAACGGGATTGAGTGTGAGCTTGTCCAGTTGTGCGGAAGTCCGGTACGTGGATGTATGGCATGCATGAAGTGTGGAGAAAATCAGAATAAAAAGTGCGTCATCGAGAATGATGTTATCAATGAATGCATCGGAAAGATGATAGAGGCTGATGGAATAATTATTGGATCACCTACCTATTTTGCTAACCTTACAACTGAGACGAAAGCGCTTATTGACAGGTCCGGTTATGTTACCAGGTCAAACGGAATGCTTTTGAAACGAAAGGTAGGCGCCGCTGTTGTTGCAGTAAGAAGAGCTGGTGCGATTAATGTGTTCAACTCTATTAATGATTTTTTTCTTATTAATGAAATGATCGTTCCGGGTTCTTCATATTGGAACATGGGTATCGGAAGGGCCATCGGGGAGGTCGAAAATGATGCTGAAGGAATTAAGACGATGGAGACCTTGGGTGAGAACATGGCATGGCTTCTTAATAAAGTGAACGGATGATTTTGTAGGCAGACCTCTGAAAATGAGAACTGCCTTTTTTTTCTCTTGCATTTTAGAATGGTAGCATAAAATTATACCTGCTGTAGAAGTCAAATTTTTTGCCTGAAAATGCTATGCCGACGCGTGGTACGAACAAGAGCACATCACCCAGTCCGGTTTCTAATGAAAACTCGTATCCATAAGTTGCCCTGTCACTTTTAATTGAAGAGTAATCAACAAAAAAACCTCCATACATATCTCCGGCAAATATCCTCGGATTCCATAAGCCGTCGCGTATTTCGCCTATCTTAGTTGTTATGTCGACTTTGGCAACAAGCCCTCTTTGATTTTTAGCGAAATGTAGATTGCTGCCTCGAATGTCTTCTACAATGTCAAAGTTCCTGAAAAGGCTGACAGAGGAACGTATGCCGATGTTATTCAAGGTATATTTGAAACTAGTGTTTGTTAGCGCTCCTTTGTTTTGTATATCTCCCATGATATTGAAATTTATGGAGTAGTTCGGATATCGGAACACCGCTTCCGTTTTCGGTATATAATTACTGCTGAAGTTAGTTGTAAATCCAACCTCTAATGAAGAGAGACCTTCTTCCAGGGATTTATAAACCGGATAGGTAACACCTACAAAGTTTCTGTGGCGATTAAGAATCGTTTGTGTCCCAAAGCTAAGTGTCAGAGGAGTGAATAATTTGTTTGTTATTGTTATGTCCAGGCCTGCACTTCCCAGCCCTACTTGATATATATTAACTCCCAGAGCATCTTCTCCCGTGAGCAGAGAAGGGAATATTCTCTGGCTAGGTTTTAACAATTCCATTAAGCTGTGGGAAAACCCGTCATATTCAGTGATGTTGGGTGAAATTTTATCGTAATCAATATTTGTTATAGTTTCTGTTTCCTGTACTTTATATGGTCGAGGTGAGTATTTTTTTACAAACAGATCTTCTCCTTCATTGTCTATCCCAATAAAGTAGATACGATCGTTAATTGGAGTTGCTTTGCTTTTTGCATAACCTCCGTTGGTAAGTTGTGCAACCGTCCCATTTGAGAGGTCATAAGCATAGAGGGCGTATTTGCTGTCATAATCAGCAGTATAATAAATAATTCCTTTATCAACGGAGATATTGAACTCTGCCCAGGAACTATTGATGATTGGCAGTAACTGCAGCGAACCGGGTAATAAATAATTGATATTCCAGGCGTTGTTGTTTTTTTTACTTACAACAATGTATTTGTCGTCACATAATTCAATTTCAGAAATGAGTTCGGGGATAGTTCCTATTTTTGAGATCTGTCCGTTTTTGTAGCTTACCAGTTCTGAACCGAAGTCACTTGTTTTTTCCTTGGCGTATATTATTTCTCCATCTGGTTTAACACAGAAAGCACGTATACTTTCTTTTAACAGCGGCTTTGTTTTTCCGGTTGTCAGATTGTATGCATACAGAGAACTTACTATTCCAAGTTCCTTCTGCGATAAGTTTGCATAATTATTTCCAAACTGAGGAACCGTATAATAGAGAATATTATTCACAATTTGGATCGGTGAATTAATCTCGTTGACTAGATCTATTTGTTTTGTCTCTTCATTCGTGGCTGGATCGTACTCGGTAATCTGGGTAGAATATTGAGAGGAGTAAGGCGATGTTTGTACTATGAAGACCTTCGAATAGTAAAGTTTGTTATTATATGACCGCAAGCCTCCCTTATACCAGCTACTTGATGTGATTTGGACCCCGTCAGTGGTCCAGTCCTTGTGCCTTGCTACCTCAAATGCTTCCCATTCGCTGAACAGCTCTGGGAAGTCCTTCCCATATACTTCGTGTGCCGCTTTGTCGATTCCGATAGCCGGTAGTGTGCCAAGCGTAAGGGGTATCCAATAATATGATCCGAGTGTATTAAAAAAATCGGCAAACCGGTCTTCTCCATATTGTATGGCAAGAAACCGGAAGAAAGCTCCGCCATAATTATAGATTTTGTCTATAGGATAGGTTTTGACCGGGAGCGAAGCTATCACCGGGGTAGGGAAGGAGTTTGATTTTACCTTGCTGGCTATTACTGCATCGTACAATCCATCATTTAGCCGGCCTTCATATTTGTTGAGGTGGGATTCATGGTACACTGTAATCCCTTCAATTATCCAGCCAGGTGAATAGATATTCGGCATAAAAATATTCCCGAAAATAGTGCAGGATAGTTGGCTCAGTCCTGTTGCATTTGTCAGACTGCCGATATGGGTTTGTTCATGAATACTAAGTCCGCCAAGCCAGTTACCGTATAAACTTTCAAATCCTTCATTTCCCGGAGATGATAAGTAATATCCCATTTTATTATTTATTGGATTTGCGTTTCCATTACTGTTAAGCCCGTTATCCTCAAGTATTACCGTGACTTTTCCATAATTGTTCCCAGTCAGTTTAACGACTTTAGGTTTGTATAGTTCGAGGTAATAAATGGTTTCTCTGGCACGAGACTCAAACCCTTTGTGAAAATAAACAGCGAAGTTATCTGATTCATAGCATTTCCAGTCGAATACAGATGCTTGGGCTATTCCAATGGAAATAAACAGAAATAATAATAGAAGACTTGGTTTTTTTATCACAGATGAAGTCCTTTGCTCGTTAGGTTATATTTAGCAACTATATATGTATGGTACTATAATAGTTAAAATTCAACAAATATCTATCAAAGAATGATAATTAATGTTATTCGTACCGTGCCATAGTGTCAATTAACCATAGACTCCTTTTCCCACGTGCTTTTTTAACAGATAATGTATCAATATTCTTTTGTTTAGTGGTAACAAAATATGGGCATAACTAGTATAGTTGAAAATTCTGATTAACCAGGGAGCACTATATGGAGATTAATAAAGGCGCAAATGATGTCTTTAGCTATTTCAATAAAGGAGTCAATAATCTCGTACAGAAATCAGAAGGGCATTTGTTTTGGAAGAAGGAATATTACGAACTAAAAAAAGAGGCACTCAAAAGCCTTACAGATTCAGATAAGGTGCCTATTTCACAGTCTTTGACGGACGAACTATGGGATGAACTCATCAGCAAAGGCTATATAGATAATGCCGGAAGAATTGCTGATAGCATAAGGAACTCAAATGTTAGTCTTTCTCTCAATTTGTCTGATAAATTCGGAAAATACGAAAATCAAATTTTTATTGTTTTGCAGCAAGATAATCATATATCGACGGATGAATTAAAAAAAGCTAAGGATGACAAAAATATCAGTAAAGAAGGTAAAAGTTATATAGAAGCGCTCCTTTCTAATAACGAAGATCTCTACAAATCGATGATGGATATTAAGAAAGAAAGTTTTTGGGGAAATGATAAACAGGTGTCTTTTGATGATTTTAGTGAAGTAAAGAAAAGCATAGATATTAAATCCGGTATCGCTGATTTAATCAATTATTTTAGTAAAGGGGAACAAGAAATTTCTTCAAGCGGAGTTCCTTTTTTTAAGGATTATTTTATTGATAAAAAAGCCTTAAACCGGATAACAGGGGCTGATCATAAGCCCATCGGAGAACAGAAGTCCTCTGAGATATGGGAAATGCTTGTTGGCAAGGGTTACGTTGATGGAGCCGGCAGGATATCCGGGGATGTTCGAAGTCTGGATACAAAATTTACACTAGATATTGATAAGAAATATGATGAATACAAATCCCAGTTGTTAATTATTCTTCAGCAGGATAGTCATATTTCCCAGAAAGAACTCAATAAAGCAAAAAACGATCCGTATTTGTCCGAGAACGCAAAGTTATTGATTAATCTCCTGCTCGATAAAAATGCGGCTCTTTATAGTGATATAAAAGCATTTGCCTCAGAAAGCCTATTGGGAAATTGGAACAATGGTGAGCTTTCTCTCGCCGACCTCTGTCAACAACAAACGGATAACAGTTCAACTACAATTGGCGTTAGTAAACTAGTGAATGCTATTGATGCGCTCATGAACGGAGGGAAAGTTGACGTGTCAAATCTTAAGCCCGAAGAAGCTTCGATTACTTCTCAAACGGTAACTTATAGTGGGGATGATCCTAAACTTTCTCAGATAGCGAATAAAACTATTGAAGTGACTAAAAATATTAGTAGAGGTGTGTACGGTCAAGATTATATGAATAAAACTATATCAGGAGTTATCGAGAAATCTATAAAAGAAGTTAATTTTGAGCGGAAGAATCAATCCTTGCCTTTAATTAAATTGTCTGAACAGCAGATAACCCAATATGCAAGTTGGATAATGAAGTATTCGAAAAAATACGAACTTAATCCGCTGCTGGTTACCATGTTGATCAAGAAAGAAAGTAATTTTGTTCATAAATTCCCGAATGGTATACTGAATACGTCACGTTCTGGTGCAATAGGGCTAACTCAACTCATGCCAGCAACAGCTTCAACGCTTTATGTGGACAGTAATCCTAAAAATAAAAGAATAAACCCAAGAGATCCCGAACAAAGCATTGATGGTGGATGCCAATATTTACGGGACCAGTTGAATACTTTTAACGATCTGAAAAAAGCTCTGGGTGCTTATAATTCAGGACCAGGTAACGTTGATAATGGATCTTACTTGAAGATTGGGGAGACCATAGACTATATGGATGTAATCTCCAATAACTATTTAAGCGGACAATTGGAAAAAATGAATATAAATTTTGATGAGGTCGTTAATAATTATGACTTCTGGCGACATGGTTTATTGCCCGAATAGTATTTGCACTTTGAGGTAGCTTTAATCTTTTTATCGAGTACTATCTTATTAATCCTATTAGCAAATCCCTCCTTTTCGAAATCTCTGTACATTTGGGGTATATGAAGTCCATAATTATTGTGTACTTCAGATTTCAACGGTAGTATATTCGCAGCTAACATTAGTTGTTGGAGCTGCTCTTGTAATATTTAATTTCTTTGTGCTGTAGGGAAATAAATTGGGGGGGTGGTTAATTTGAACAAGCATGTATTAACCATTATCTTTTTACTGCTTACCATAAACGTATGCGCGATAGAGCCGTCAGATATTAATATTGAAGGTAAGGCAGGCTTAGAATTGACAAAAGTTGAAAATGGACCTCTTCTTATCACACCAGCAGTTCGAGGCCTCTGGCATTTTAATGATAATATTGATTTTAAAGCTGAGATAAACGAAAATTTTTCTAATCCTAGCGGTCAGGTAGCTAGTGTGCCGAATCATCATTCCTGGTGCCTCGATTTTGGCATTTCTTATAGATTGTTTGAATCGTTTTGGGTTGAATGGCGATGGTCAAATAGAAGTTTGATTAGGGGGCATGACAGTCTCTTTTTAGAGGAATTTTCTAATAATCGCAATGTTTTAGGTCTCTATACAAAGTTTTAGGAAAATGAGTTTGTTTGCATTTTCATGGTTTGAGTCATAGGCCCGCGAGAGGAACGCGGGCTAATGTTAATGGACGATCATAATCCTATTTGTTCAGGTAGATGTTATATTGATGATTGAACTGTCCTATATCTTTGTTTGTGAGTTGATACTTTACTAATAGTATTTCTTGATTGTCCTGCGATACTGGGGATTCAAATTCCTCTGTATTATTTTCCGAGCTTTTCTCCTCAGGAAGTATTTTTTCATTAATTATTTTGGCTTTCTTTGGCTGGGAATGGTTGCTAAAAGGAATGTAAATCCCATATATCAATGTAGTTGCTGTAAGGAATGTTATAAGAGATACTACAATATATTTTTCCATATATGCCTCCTTTTCTGTTATTGTTTTTACGCTAGGATACTCTTTCGAAGGCATATGTCAAACGATTTAAATGACTATTCGTCTGCTATAATCGCTCATAAACAGATTTATCCAGTGCATATCGTGCTTTTTTTTAATAAAATATTTACAAGATAGTTCAATTATCCTTCCGTTTTTTTTGCTCGAAAAAATTTGCACTAATCACCAAAATTAAATTTCATTGAAAACTCAAAAGAATTATCCGGGTTAAAAAAGAACGGTATGTATGTTAAAATTCGATATATGAGGGGCATTAGATGTTAAAGCGTGTAACATTAATAATTATGATATTATTCATGGCAGTTATTGTTTACCTGGCTTATCTTGGTTTGTTTTATAAAGTGAAATTTGTAGAGAAGGAAGTTGGTCCATTCGGGCTGGTCTATGAAAAACATGTTGGTGATTACAATGAAACGTTAAAAATACAAAAAAGGATCTATGATGCCCTTTTTAATGAGGATAAGATAGAGACATACAAGGGATACAGAATATATTATGATGATCCTAAGAACATAGAAAGAACAGCACTCAGAAGCGAAGTCGGGTGTATTCTTGAAAATAGAAACTTGAATAACTTAGAAAACATTCGGGAAAAATACAATGTTCGAGGTTTTCCCCGTACTAAAAGTATTATAGTTGAATTTCCATTTAAGAATAAAATATCTATTTTAATTGCCGTAATGAAAATATATCCTGCGCTTCAAGGCTACTCGAATGAAAAAGGTTATAATCCGGTTCCGGCACTTGAAGTTTATGATATGACTAACAAAAAAATAATCTATATTCAGCCGATAAAGTAATTTCTTTGTTTTTCCTATAATGGCCGTTAATATTACTTCTTGCAAATAAAGGCTTGTTTATATTAATCTCCACTGCATGAATGTCAGCATAAGATCCTGCCTGCGCAGCAATTGAAAGGAGTTTTATATGATGGCGAGCTCTCGGATTAAGAGAGAAAAAATAGTTGTTGAGAAAACTGTTAAACTTTATTGTAAGGGGAGGCATGCTTCTCGCATTTGTTTATGTAATGAGTGCAAAGATCTGTTGTCATATGTAAAAGAGAGGATTGATAAATGCATCTATAATGAGAACAAGACTGTGTGCTCCAAGTGTAAGTTGTATTGTTACAAGCGATCGGTAAAAGAAATGATGAAGAGAATAACGAAGTATTCATCTCCCCGTATGGTTTTGTGGCATCCGATAATAACATTACGGTATATTATCGATAGCTATAAAAGCACAAATAATTAGCTGGTATTATTCAACCCAGATAATCCGTTTAAAATTTCCATTAAGCACATTTTTAACAGAATAATTACTGCAATTATTTTGTCGGCTATTAATTCATCAGGATGAACCCATCGGACAGTATGACATGAAACTCGACGAGAACCCCGATTAATTATTTGAGATTATTATGAAAACATATCGAAATACTTATAGGTAGGATAATCTTTTTTTAACCAATTAAGGTATAAAAAATACACTGAAAGCCGTAATGACGATGATAGTTACTAAAGTTATAGCAGTAAAAGATCCTGTTAAATCAACTCGGGACCCGCGAAATGGACCTAATATTGCCTTTTTTGGTGGAGGTACAGGGAATGGCGATCTTTTACGTACGTGTTTAGCTCAGTTGTCTTGGAACCTGAATGTTATTATTCCTACTTCTGATAATGGCGGCAGTAGCTTGGGGATCAGAACTGTGTTGGAATCTTTTGAGCGAGGAGGCGGCCCGGCTATTGGGGACTTTCGCGCTATATTGGTTAGAATAGCCAGTTTTAATCTGGCAGGAAATCTAAATAAGGAAGTTAAGCCTATTCTTGATTTGCTTTCTTTTAGATTGGATAAAGCCGATAATGAACTGGCAAAAAAGCAATGGCTCGAAATAACCCAGGCAGCCCATCCTCTTTGGAAGCATATACCGGATGATCTGCAGCCTATTATCCATAGCGATCTTATCGAGTTTTCAAGTGTCGTTGCCAGATCAAAAAAGGAATTTAATTACCAGGGTGCATGCATCGGGAATATGTTTCTGACTGGTGCCAGACTACGAATGAACAGCTTAACCGCGGCAATATGCTTGTTCAAAAGGGTTGTTAATATTCCTTACGAGACCAAAATTATTCCAGCCATTGATTCGAATGAACCACATAATATTGCCTGTGAGTTATCGGACAAATCGATTGTTTATGGACAAAATGAGATATCGCACCCCGGGGATTTTGTGGATAAAGAATGTACTGAAATGTTACCATCGAAGATAAAACGGCTATTTTATTATGACGAATTGAATCGGCTAATTTCACCGCCGGCTAATCCTGCTGCAATAAATGCTATCGAGAATTCTAAGCTTATCTGTTATTCGATGGGTTCTTTCTGGACGAGTATCATGCCTTCGGTAATTCTTAATGGCGTTGGGCAGCAGATTGTTCAGAATAATTGTCCTAAATTGTTAATGCTGGGAGGATGGAGTGACAGGGAAACTAACAATATGACTGCTATAGACCATATTGATGCTTTTACCAGAACTATCAGCAAAAACAATGGGATATCGTTTGATCCTAAGGATTTGGTTACTCATCTCTTATATGTTGAAGGAACAACTATTCCTGTTGATAGATGTAAAATTGAAAAAAAATATGGCATATCGGTAATTCCAGTTGAGCGGGATATAATTAAAAGCACTCTGCGTGAACCTCGATATAGTACCGAGGAAATAATAGCGGAACTAGATAAGTTAATCGATTAATACGATTTTTTTTGTTTACAAATAAATGTTCTGATGTTAAAGTTTTTCTTATTAAGAAAAGGGAAATCTGGGTGTGAATCCCAAGCTGTCCCGCAACCGTTAAAGCCGGAATGCCTTCTCTTGATGAATTTAGGGTCTTTTTGTGGGCCCATCTTAAAACTACCTTCGAGGCAAAGGGAGCTAAATGTGTTTCTCATTTTACTCTTAATTTTCAGAAGGAAAATAAGGAGAAAAAATGAGAAAGAATTACCTGACATTATTTTGTTTGTTTATCCTGATTATTTTTCCAGTCACGATTTTTGCCGATCAAATTCCTACTGCTAACCGGAGTCTGGTTTTTACTTCCGAACCAATGCTTGTCGTTGCCAGACGATTGCCTGAGCATGAGTTCAACAAAAAGCATCCTGCCTCAGAAATTACTGTCATTACAAAAAAAGAATTGAAAACCAACATTAAAAAAGTGCTTTCCAATACTCTGGATTGTTCTATTCAAAGCCAGGGTATCGGACTTAATCAGAATGTCTGTTTTCGCGGATTTTCCGATAAGGAAAATGTACTTGTTTTGCTCGATGGCGTAAAGCTCAACGATGCCCAAAATGCAACGGTGCTATGGGAAGCGATCCCCTTTGACAGTATCGAACATATTGAGATCGTC encodes:
- a CDS encoding flavodoxin family protein, coding for MKVVAFNGSPRKDGNTSILINYALGKLSENGIECELVQLCGSPVRGCMACMKCGENQNKKCVIENDVINECIGKMIEADGIIIGSPTYFANLTTETKALIDRSGYVTRSNGMLLKRKVGAAVVAVRRAGAINVFNSINDFFLINEMIVPGSSYWNMGIGRAIGEVENDAEGIKTMETLGENMAWLLNKVNG
- a CDS encoding nitrous oxide-stimulated promoter family protein; protein product: MMASSRIKREKIVVEKTVKLYCKGRHASRICLCNECKDLLSYVKERIDKCIYNENKTVCSKCKLYCYKRSVKEMMKRITKYSSPRMVLWHPIITLRYIIDSYKSTNN